In the Aneurinibacillus soli genome, one interval contains:
- a CDS encoding NCS2 family permease, with product MDKFFKLRENNTNVRTEIIAGLTTFITMAYILIVNPLTLTAGGATGMDFNAVFIATALGAGLVTILMGLFVNYPIALAPGMGLNAYFAAVIMSSGGHITWQIGLASVFISGIIFIILTVTKVRQLLLEAVPDALRSAITVGIGLFITIIGFKTSGLLTAFYIGKDGAKPFSHLGANDWLMQLGNFMEDKAVLLTIIGLLITSILMVMRVQAAILIGIIVTTIIGIPLGVTNLSSLHGAHWMPDFSHVAFGQLDFAGAMNAGLLTIIFTFTFVELFDTFGTLTGTASKAGLLDKPDSKQKIGRAMLVDAGGVSLGALLGTSTITAFVESAAGVGQGGRTGLTSVTTGIMFLLALFLAPLALLVPGQATAPALIIVGVLMMGAVRSIDWDDMVLAIPAFFTIIMMPLTYSIANGISFGILFYVILASANRVVGGKHKIHWMMWLLSLLILVRFIFTELNV from the coding sequence ATGGACAAGTTCTTTAAATTACGTGAGAACAATACGAATGTGCGGACAGAGATCATTGCAGGTCTTACAACATTCATTACCATGGCTTATATTCTGATCGTAAATCCGCTGACGTTAACAGCTGGCGGCGCTACAGGCATGGACTTCAATGCGGTCTTTATTGCAACCGCATTGGGGGCCGGTCTGGTTACGATTTTGATGGGCCTGTTTGTTAACTATCCGATTGCACTGGCACCGGGTATGGGGTTAAATGCATACTTTGCCGCTGTTATTATGAGCTCAGGTGGGCATATTACGTGGCAGATTGGCTTAGCATCTGTTTTTATCTCAGGTATTATCTTTATTATTCTCACGGTTACCAAAGTTCGTCAGCTCCTTCTGGAGGCGGTACCCGATGCGCTCCGTTCGGCGATTACCGTTGGGATCGGGTTGTTTATTACGATTATTGGATTTAAAACAAGTGGTCTTTTAACAGCATTCTACATTGGAAAAGATGGTGCGAAGCCGTTTAGTCATCTTGGTGCGAATGACTGGTTAATGCAGCTTGGGAACTTCATGGAAGACAAAGCAGTGCTACTTACTATAATCGGTCTTCTCATTACAAGTATTCTTATGGTTATGCGTGTGCAGGCAGCGATTCTAATTGGAATTATTGTGACAACGATTATTGGGATTCCGCTCGGAGTTACGAATCTTTCCTCTCTTCATGGTGCACACTGGATGCCAGATTTTAGTCACGTAGCATTCGGTCAACTTGACTTTGCAGGTGCGATGAATGCAGGGCTGTTAACCATTATCTTTACGTTTACATTTGTGGAGCTTTTCGATACATTTGGAACACTGACAGGTACGGCCTCGAAAGCAGGTCTGCTTGATAAACCGGATTCGAAACAGAAAATCGGGCGTGCTATGCTTGTGGATGCAGGTGGTGTAAGCCTCGGTGCACTTCTTGGTACGAGTACGATTACAGCTTTTGTGGAAAGTGCGGCAGGTGTTGGACAGGGAGGCCGTACAGGTCTGACTTCTGTTACAACGGGGATTATGTTCTTGCTGGCACTGTTCCTCGCTCCGCTGGCACTGCTTGTGCCGGGACAGGCAACCGCTCCGGCGCTGATCATTGTGGGTGTACTCATGATGGGGGCAGTTCGTAGTATTGATTGGGATGATATGGTACTGGCGATCCCAGCATTCTTTACCATCATTATGATGCCGCTAACGTATTCGATTGCGAACGGGATTTCATTCGGAATTTTGTTCTATGTCATACTGGCGTCAGCAAACCGGGTGGTAGGAGGCAAACACAAAATTCACTGGATGATGTGGCTGTTATCTTTGCTGATTCTCGTACGGTTCATCTTTACGGAGCTTAATGTATAA